The following proteins are co-located in the Trichomycterus rosablanca isolate fTriRos1 chromosome 14, fTriRos1.hap1, whole genome shotgun sequence genome:
- the LOC134326225 gene encoding zinc finger protein 239-like, with translation MADKDPLNRLCTRGFHGGQICSQCGKSFIQQSHLKIHQRIHTGVKPYQCSQCGKSFNGQSDLKIHQRIHTGEKPYQCSQCGKSFKGQSDLKTHQRIHTGEKPYQCSQCAKSFNTKSEFKIHQRIHSGEKPYQCSQCVKSFNQLSHLKTHQRIHTGEKPFRCSQCVKSFNQLSHLKTHQRIHTGEKPYQCSQCGKSFNRQSILKKHKRIHSGEKPYQCLQCGKGFSQQSNLKIHQRIHTGVKPYQCSQCGKSFNVQS, from the exons ATGGCGGATAAGGATCCCCTCAACCGTTTGTGCACCCGTGGGTTCCATGGTggccagatt tgctcacagtgtggaaaaagttttattcaacagagtcatctcaaaatacaccagcgcattcacactggagtgaaaccatatcagtgctcacagtgtggaaagagttttaatggacagagtgatctcaaaatacaccagcgcattcacactggagagaaaccgtatcagtgttcacagtgtggaaagagttttaaaggacagagtgatctgaaaacacaccagcgcattcacactggagagaaaccatatcagtgctcacagtgtgcaaagagttttaatacaaagagtgagtttaaaatacaccagcgcattcacagtggagagaaaccgtatcagtgctcacagtgtgtgaagagttttaatcaactgagtcatctcaaaacacaccagcgcattcacactggagagaaaccgtttcggtgttcacagtgtgtgaagagttttaatcaactgagtcatctcaaaacacaccagcgcattcacactggagagaaaccatatcagtgctcacagtgtggaaagagttttaatagacagagtattCTTAAAAAAcacaagcgcattcacagtggagagaaaccgtatcagtgcttacagtgtggaaagggttttagtcaacagagtaatctcaaaatacaccagcgcattcacactggagtgaaaccgtatcagtgctcacagtgtggaaagagttttaatgtacagagt